A region from the Desulfomarina profundi genome encodes:
- the pstB gene encoding phosphate ABC transporter ATP-binding protein PstB, with the protein MELTAELAQTAFIQPETAITDELNREKSTDRQTIGTPVIENPRMTCRNVEVFYGDKRAINNISIDVGREEVLAMIGPSGCGKSTFLRCLNRMNDTIPICRVRGEICLDGTDIYHSSVDIVPLRARVGMVFQKPNPFPKSIYDNVAYGPKIHGLTTSRQDLDTIVEDSLTKAGLWEEVRDRLHEPGTGLSGGQQQRLCIARAIAVSPEVILMDEPCSALDPIATAKVEELIAELRAQFSIVIVTHSMQQAARVSQRTAYFHLGDLVEVGQTEQIFTNPGHRLTEDYITGRFG; encoded by the coding sequence ATGGAATTGACAGCAGAACTCGCTCAAACAGCATTCATACAACCTGAAACCGCAATCACCGATGAATTGAACAGAGAAAAATCGACAGATCGGCAGACAATCGGCACACCTGTTATTGAGAACCCTCGAATGACCTGCAGGAATGTTGAAGTCTTTTACGGTGATAAACGAGCCATCAACAATATTTCCATTGATGTGGGCAGAGAAGAGGTCCTTGCCATGATAGGCCCTTCCGGTTGCGGTAAGTCCACTTTTCTCCGCTGCCTCAACCGCATGAACGATACCATTCCGATTTGCCGGGTCAGGGGAGAAATCTGTCTTGACGGAACAGATATCTACCACTCTTCCGTGGATATTGTTCCCCTGAGGGCCCGGGTCGGTATGGTTTTTCAAAAGCCGAACCCTTTTCCAAAATCGATCTATGATAATGTGGCCTACGGCCCGAAGATACATGGCCTTACCACAAGCAGGCAAGACCTTGACACGATAGTGGAAGATTCCCTGACAAAGGCAGGATTATGGGAGGAGGTCAGAGACAGGCTCCATGAGCCGGGGACTGGGTTGTCAGGGGGCCAGCAACAGCGGCTCTGCATCGCCAGAGCCATTGCTGTCAGCCCCGAAGTGATCCTGATGGATGAACCCTGCTCCGCCCTTGACCCCATTGCCACGGCCAAAGTGGAGGAACTGATCGCCGAACTGCGCGCCCAGTTCTCAATCGTAATCGTCACCCACTCCATGCAGCAGGCAGCCCGGGTTTCCCAGCGGACTGCCTACTTCCACCTTGGAGACCTGGTAGAAGTAGGACAAACAGAACAGATTTTCACCAATCCCGGCCACCGGCTCACTGAAGATTACATCACAGGTCGCTTTGGCTGA
- a CDS encoding YihY/virulence factor BrkB family protein — MDSSTSEKPSRRLTLTSWAAGNSPSASFLQKKIRNAVRLILIIIKEFGANNLSLRSAALTYTVLLSLVPVLAMSTAVVKGLGGGDQLKKAAYAYIDTLETSSSSLKVPGFSPSPEETGTQEKGTKTLTAHLRSAADTLFDYVERTSFTTIGTIGMIGILLSVILVLNHIESAMNCIWKVENGRPLLRKIADYLALLILMPVSINVAFAASAFLKNPALAAKMDLFIPFIWLQTLLLKLLPVFFIAFTLYIIYIFFPNTRVKTLPAVFGAILAALLWFTVQNIYITLQIGVAKYNAIYGSFATLPLFLVWMYLGWIFILTGAQVAYGIQNLGTYTLLRKKEAPSLQLAAAFDITDCIYISFLNDTAILSTDLYRQLPHYSRTVLKEVLTRLQDTGIIHCSSTTKQLLPAAPMDPLRSRKIIKAIFGTETPDTPGGQKSREIMAMAAEAVGEKGTESDHH; from the coding sequence ATGGACTCCTCCACTTCAGAAAAGCCTTCCAGACGACTCACCCTCACCAGCTGGGCTGCCGGTAATTCTCCGTCCGCTTCGTTTCTCCAGAAAAAGATACGTAATGCTGTCCGGCTCATTCTGATAATAATCAAAGAATTTGGTGCAAATAACCTCTCCCTCAGATCCGCAGCTCTCACCTACACGGTTCTGCTTTCACTTGTTCCCGTGCTGGCCATGAGCACTGCGGTCGTCAAAGGCCTGGGCGGAGGAGATCAACTGAAAAAGGCTGCCTATGCCTATATAGACACCCTTGAAACATCCAGCTCCTCATTGAAGGTCCCTGGATTCAGTCCTTCTCCGGAAGAAACCGGAACACAGGAAAAAGGTACGAAAACCCTCACAGCTCATCTCCGTTCAGCTGCCGACACCCTGTTCGACTACGTTGAACGAACCAGCTTCACCACGATCGGCACCATTGGAATGATAGGCATTCTGCTCAGTGTCATTCTTGTTCTGAACCATATCGAATCGGCAATGAACTGCATATGGAAAGTGGAAAACGGCAGACCACTGCTGAGAAAAATCGCGGACTACCTTGCCCTGCTTATCCTGATGCCAGTGTCCATTAATGTAGCTTTTGCAGCCAGTGCTTTTTTAAAAAATCCGGCCCTGGCTGCAAAAATGGATCTTTTCATTCCCTTTATCTGGCTGCAGACCCTGCTCCTCAAGCTGTTACCCGTTTTCTTTATCGCTTTCACTCTCTATATCATCTATATCTTTTTTCCCAATACCAGGGTCAAAACACTTCCTGCCGTTTTCGGTGCGATTCTGGCAGCTCTCCTGTGGTTCACTGTACAGAATATTTATATCACTCTCCAGATTGGCGTGGCAAAATACAATGCCATTTACGGCTCCTTTGCAACACTGCCGCTCTTTCTTGTGTGGATGTATCTCGGCTGGATATTTATTCTAACGGGAGCACAGGTTGCCTACGGAATACAGAATCTGGGAACCTATACACTGCTCAGGAAAAAAGAGGCCCCCTCCCTGCAACTGGCTGCTGCATTTGACATAACAGACTGTATTTACATATCATTTTTAAATGATACAGCCATTCTGTCAACAGATCTCTACCGGCAGCTTCCCCACTATTCTCGAACAGTGCTCAAGGAAGTTCTCACACGGCTGCAGGATACCGGCATAATACATTGCTCCAGCACAACAAAGCAACTCCTGCCGGCCGCGCCCATGGACCCATTACGGTCCCGCAAAATCATAAAAGCCATTTTCGGGACAGAAACTCCTGATACTCCGGGGGGACAAAAAAGCAGGGAAATCATGGCGATGGCAGCAGAAGCCGTAGGGGAAAAAGGAACCGAATCCGATCATCATTAA
- a CDS encoding cytochrome c3 family protein: protein MSEKNSKQQVSTEEGGSSIGWQEQIGLSVKTPIGLLGFGITTMCFTLTILGLLGHVTGLIENHYAAIVTFLIFPSGMVFGLILIPVAWYLRRKKWFKNSLTSKNVILDFGKSTHRRGVILFLVLSIINLAVFSFVIYEAYHFTESDYFCGAVCHTVMDPEYTAYQRSPHAKVGCVSCHIGSGAEWYVKAKLSGLRQVKAVFDGKFSRPIPAPVEHLRPAQDTCEQCHWPEKFHGKKVKKFVSYSNEDQENPEIKEIALHIGGRNPLTDRFEGIHWHVSKDVKVEYESLNETRTKIGRIKVTKPSGVTEEYVVDGEEKSEPGTWRTMDCIDCHNRPTHVYDDLEEKIDFGLHSKKLDAKIPGLREDSIVVLRKEYGSREEAEEQLVETLLALQAQRNGDDFVAENEQALISSGKYLLDAYLANVWPAMNVTWGTYKGHNGHKNEESGYGCFRCHDEEHTTAYGKTISQSCDLCHDEPE from the coding sequence ATGTCCGAGAAGAATTCCAAACAGCAGGTCTCCACAGAAGAAGGGGGAAGCTCTATCGGTTGGCAGGAACAGATAGGGCTTTCCGTAAAAACACCCATCGGCCTTCTGGGATTTGGTATTACCACAATGTGTTTTACCTTGACAATCCTCGGTCTGTTGGGGCATGTAACCGGGTTGATTGAAAATCATTATGCGGCTATTGTTACATTTCTGATTTTCCCATCGGGGATGGTTTTTGGCCTGATTCTCATACCAGTAGCCTGGTATTTGAGGAGAAAGAAATGGTTTAAAAACAGTCTGACGTCTAAAAATGTCATACTTGATTTTGGTAAATCCACTCACAGGAGGGGTGTAATTCTTTTTCTTGTCCTCTCCATTATTAATCTTGCAGTTTTTTCCTTTGTCATCTACGAAGCCTATCATTTCACTGAATCCGATTATTTCTGCGGAGCAGTCTGTCATACGGTCATGGATCCAGAATATACTGCCTATCAGCGTTCACCTCACGCAAAGGTCGGTTGTGTTTCCTGTCATATAGGTTCCGGAGCGGAATGGTATGTCAAAGCCAAACTTTCAGGGCTGCGCCAGGTGAAGGCGGTTTTTGACGGGAAATTCAGCAGGCCGATTCCGGCCCCGGTGGAACATTTGCGGCCCGCCCAGGATACCTGTGAGCAGTGTCACTGGCCGGAAAAATTCCATGGGAAAAAAGTGAAAAAATTTGTCTCTTATTCCAATGAAGATCAGGAAAATCCGGAAATAAAGGAAATAGCCCTTCATATCGGCGGCAGGAATCCCCTGACTGACAGGTTCGAGGGTATCCACTGGCATGTCAGCAAGGATGTAAAGGTCGAGTACGAGTCACTGAATGAGACACGGACCAAAATCGGCAGGATCAAAGTGACCAAACCTTCCGGCGTAACCGAGGAATACGTTGTGGACGGCGAAGAGAAAAGTGAGCCTGGAACATGGCGTACCATGGACTGTATTGACTGCCATAACAGACCGACCCATGTCTATGATGATCTTGAAGAAAAGATTGATTTTGGCCTCCATTCAAAAAAACTGGACGCAAAAATTCCGGGTCTCCGAGAGGACAGTATCGTGGTTCTTCGGAAAGAGTACGGTTCAAGAGAGGAGGCGGAGGAACAGCTCGTGGAGACTCTTCTGGCGCTTCAGGCTCAACGAAATGGCGATGATTTTGTGGCCGAAAATGAACAGGCACTTATATCTTCCGGCAAATATCTGCTGGATGCTTACCTGGCGAATGTCTGGCCGGCAATGAATGTGACCTGGGGGACATACAAGGGTCATAACGGCCATAAAAACGAAGAATCCGGTTATGGTTGTTTCCGTTGCCATGATGAGGAACATACAACGGCTTATGGCAAGACCATTTCCCAGAGCTGTGATCTCTGTCATGATGAGCCGGAATAG
- a CDS encoding ATP-binding protein: MKMGPRKLLWQMFPVNVVIILLAILAVSWFSTSTFQEFYFADVTADLEARASLLKSRIKDLVRGNRLEELRRYCVFAGRESATRITVILANGRVLADSKENPDIMDNHRHRPEIEKALLGEKGVSRRFSHTLDENLIYVAVPLYGILSPKSPESAGLTVEAVLRTSVSVSSLDRTLERMRLRIGLVSFGVIFFAALITLLISRSISRPLEQMTRKAEQFARGDFSTRMMPVAGKTASLEVMKLSTSMDRMAQLLDEKIREIETHRNRLETVFSSMVEAVVAIDRQERVMSINDEAARLFGVKKERVVGRLVQELVRNNHLLQQITGVLENGVPVEDEITLPGSFRDRCLQIHVVTLQDMDGEGGGVLLVMNDVSKLKRLEGIRRDFVANVSHELRTPTTSIRGYVETVLDGALDDQKEARRFLEIVLHQAVRLSTIIDDLLLLSRIEEDSNRGNIQLVEGLLKPVILSAGKSCQHKAEEASITIVTECTGDLRVMMNNTLLEQALVNLLVNGISYSPEGSTVMIKVSEEKNCGGSQVKICVKDEGCGIAGEHLPRLFERFYRSDKARSRDLGGTGLGLAIVKHIVQAHGGNVEVRSEEGAGSEFIIILQGLEEV; this comes from the coding sequence ATGAAGATGGGGCCGAGAAAGTTGCTGTGGCAGATGTTTCCAGTCAATGTGGTCATTATTCTCCTGGCTATTCTGGCGGTGAGCTGGTTTTCCACTTCCACATTTCAGGAATTCTATTTTGCAGATGTCACTGCAGATCTTGAAGCCAGAGCCAGCCTGTTGAAATCAAGAATAAAGGACCTGGTCCGCGGGAACAGATTGGAGGAATTGCGGCGATACTGTGTCTTTGCCGGACGGGAATCCGCTACCAGGATAACGGTGATTCTGGCAAACGGCAGAGTTCTTGCTGATTCCAAGGAAAACCCGGATATCATGGATAATCACCGTCACCGACCGGAAATTGAAAAGGCTCTGCTCGGGGAAAAAGGGGTTTCAAGGCGATTCAGCCACACCCTGGATGAAAACCTTATCTATGTGGCTGTCCCGCTTTATGGTATTTTGTCTCCCAAATCCCCGGAGAGCGCAGGTTTAACAGTGGAAGCTGTTTTGCGTACCTCGGTTTCCGTGTCATCTCTAGACAGAACACTGGAAAGAATGCGGTTGCGGATCGGTCTGGTCTCCTTTGGTGTAATTTTTTTTGCCGCACTGATTACCCTCCTTATATCCCGTAGTATCAGCAGACCTCTGGAGCAGATGACAAGGAAGGCCGAACAGTTTGCCCGGGGGGATTTCAGTACCAGGATGATGCCGGTAGCCGGGAAGACCGCATCCCTGGAGGTTATGAAACTCTCCACCTCCATGGACAGGATGGCCCAACTGCTTGATGAGAAGATCCGTGAAATAGAGACTCATCGAAACCGGCTGGAGACTGTTTTTTCCAGCATGGTGGAGGCCGTGGTGGCCATTGATCGGCAAGAGCGGGTAATGTCGATCAATGATGAAGCGGCAAGATTGTTTGGTGTAAAAAAAGAGAGAGTGGTGGGCAGGCTGGTGCAGGAACTGGTACGAAATAACCACTTGCTGCAGCAGATTACCGGGGTTCTTGAAAATGGTGTGCCTGTTGAGGACGAAATAACCCTCCCCGGCTCCTTCAGGGACAGATGCCTGCAAATCCATGTCGTCACCCTCCAGGACATGGATGGAGAAGGAGGTGGTGTTCTTCTGGTAATGAATGATGTCAGTAAATTAAAACGACTGGAAGGTATCAGGCGGGATTTTGTCGCCAATGTTTCCCATGAATTGCGGACTCCTACGACATCCATCCGGGGGTATGTTGAAACGGTACTGGACGGGGCCCTTGATGACCAGAAAGAAGCCAGACGTTTTCTCGAAATTGTGCTCCATCAGGCGGTTCGGTTATCCACTATAATTGATGACCTGCTGCTCCTGTCCCGAATAGAGGAAGATTCAAACCGGGGTAATATACAGCTTGTTGAAGGACTGTTGAAGCCGGTGATTCTGTCTGCAGGAAAAAGCTGTCAGCATAAAGCGGAAGAGGCCAGTATTACCATTGTTACTGAATGTACAGGTGATCTTCGGGTTATGATGAACAATACATTGCTCGAACAGGCGCTGGTGAATCTGCTCGTCAATGGTATCAGTTACAGCCCTGAGGGCAGTACTGTTATGATCAAGGTGAGTGAGGAAAAAAACTGTGGAGGCTCACAGGTGAAAATTTGCGTAAAAGACGAGGGCTGTGGCATAGCCGGTGAACATCTGCCCCGCCTTTTTGAGCGTTTTTACCGGAGTGACAAGGCGCGGAGCAGAGATCTCGGAGGGACCGGTCTCGGTCTGGCGATTGTAAAACATATTGTACAGGCACATGGTGGAAATGTGGAAGTCAGAAGCGAGGAGGGAGCAGGATCCGAATTCATAATTATACTGCAGGGACTTGAGGAGGTGTAG
- the pstA gene encoding phosphate ABC transporter permease PstA, with translation MNKKKKKDTGIIAEDNFSIIRQGLSRRYRRERNFRLLGLWAVTITIVFVLFLFISIFSKGYTAFKQTRIAVDVRFDHGFFKDENLARADYPGVIKYSLRKMFPQVKTRRERRTLYHLVSPAAPYLLHQMVHDNPKLIGTMKTVWILADDDVDMLIKSGLPENQGDVETVLKNPRINERQLKWLLRLRKDNRIKMEFNTTFLTGGDSREPELAGILGAIKGSFYTLLITLALSFPIGTATAIYLEEYAPQNRWTDFIEVNINNLAAVPSIIFGLLGLAIFINFWGLPRSTPLVGGLVLTLMTLPTIIIAGRASLKSVPPSIREAALGVGASKLQTITHHVLPLALPGMLTGTIIGMAQALGETAPLLMIGMVAFIVDIPSSFTDAATVLPVQIYLWADSPERAFTEKTSAAIMILLIFLISMNALAVYLRKKFEITW, from the coding sequence ATGAATAAGAAAAAGAAAAAAGATACCGGAATTATTGCTGAAGACAATTTCTCCATTATCCGGCAGGGACTCTCCAGGCGGTACCGGCGCGAAAGAAATTTTCGTCTGCTGGGACTCTGGGCAGTCACCATAACGATTGTCTTTGTCCTGTTTCTTTTTATCTCCATATTTTCGAAAGGGTATACCGCTTTCAAACAGACACGAATAGCCGTTGACGTCCGTTTTGACCACGGCTTCTTCAAGGATGAAAACCTCGCCAGAGCCGATTATCCAGGAGTGATCAAATATTCTTTACGAAAAATGTTCCCCCAGGTCAAAACGAGAAGGGAGAGAAGGACCCTCTATCATCTTGTCAGTCCAGCAGCCCCCTACCTGCTTCACCAAATGGTCCATGATAATCCCAAATTAATCGGCACCATGAAAACCGTATGGATTCTGGCGGATGATGATGTGGATATGCTGATAAAAAGTGGTCTACCCGAAAACCAGGGCGACGTGGAAACAGTATTAAAAAATCCACGGATCAATGAGCGTCAACTGAAATGGCTGCTAAGGCTGCGGAAAGACAACCGGATAAAAATGGAATTCAACACCACATTTTTAACGGGCGGTGATTCCAGGGAACCGGAGCTGGCCGGGATACTGGGAGCGATAAAGGGTTCATTCTATACATTGCTTATAACCCTTGCCCTTTCCTTTCCCATCGGTACGGCAACCGCCATTTACCTGGAAGAATATGCTCCCCAGAACAGATGGACGGATTTCATCGAGGTGAATATCAATAATCTTGCAGCCGTTCCATCCATCATCTTCGGCCTGCTCGGCCTGGCCATCTTTATAAACTTCTGGGGTCTGCCCCGTTCAACCCCACTGGTGGGCGGCCTTGTTCTTACCCTTATGACACTACCCACAATCATTATAGCGGGAAGAGCCTCCCTGAAATCGGTTCCACCATCCATCAGGGAAGCCGCCTTAGGGGTAGGAGCCTCGAAACTGCAGACAATAACCCATCACGTCCTCCCCCTGGCCCTCCCGGGTATGCTGACCGGGACAATAATCGGCATGGCACAGGCCCTCGGTGAAACAGCGCCGTTGCTGATGATCGGCATGGTCGCCTTTATCGTCGACATTCCCAGTTCGTTCACCGATGCAGCTACCGTGCTTCCTGTACAGATTTATCTCTGGGCAGACAGCCCCGAGCGCGCTTTTACCGAAAAAACCTCGGCGGCCATTATGATTCTCTTAATATTTTTGATTTCGATGAACGCGCTGGCTGTCTACCTGCGTAAAAAATTCGAGATCACCTGGTAA
- a CDS encoding PstS family phosphate ABC transporter substrate-binding protein, with product MTLSFMLVHGPAQARDTISIIGSSTVYPFATVVAEKFGKTTHFKTPKIESTGSGGGFKLFCGGVGTNYPDITNASRAVKSSELRRCATNGVKDIVEIKIGYDGIVLANSRKATPLKLTRRDIFLALAKDVPDPTGSGKLIPNPYKTWKDVNPSLPATPIEVLGPPPTSGTRDAFVELAMEGGGKTFPFIKAMKKNDKKSYKKLCHTIREDGAYIEAGENDNLIVQKLQSNPSAVGIFGFSFLDQNNDVIQGSTIEGQGPTFEAIAEGKYPISRPLFFYVKKAHVDVIPGIREYLTEFTSEKAWGPEGYLSDKGMIPMPDPERNKYRTIAADLKTIEM from the coding sequence ATGACCCTGTCATTCATGTTGGTTCATGGTCCGGCACAGGCCCGTGACACCATCTCCATTATCGGCTCATCCACAGTCTACCCTTTTGCAACTGTTGTTGCCGAAAAATTCGGCAAGACAACCCACTTTAAAACTCCGAAAATCGAATCCACCGGTTCCGGTGGCGGTTTCAAACTGTTCTGTGGCGGTGTCGGAACAAATTATCCCGATATCACCAATGCCTCCAGGGCCGTGAAGTCATCTGAACTCAGGAGATGTGCCACCAACGGCGTTAAGGACATTGTGGAAATCAAAATTGGTTACGACGGCATTGTCCTGGCCAACAGCAGAAAAGCAACACCTCTCAAACTGACACGCAGGGATATTTTTCTTGCCCTGGCAAAAGATGTTCCCGACCCGACCGGTTCCGGGAAACTCATACCCAACCCCTACAAAACCTGGAAAGACGTCAACCCGAGCCTCCCGGCTACTCCTATTGAGGTACTCGGACCTCCCCCCACATCCGGCACCCGCGACGCTTTTGTCGAGTTGGCCATGGAAGGCGGCGGTAAAACCTTTCCATTTATCAAGGCCATGAAAAAAAATGATAAAAAAAGTTATAAAAAGCTCTGCCATACCATCCGTGAAGACGGCGCCTATATTGAAGCAGGAGAAAACGACAACCTGATTGTCCAGAAACTGCAGAGCAACCCGTCTGCCGTTGGTATCTTCGGCTTTTCTTTCCTGGATCAGAACAATGATGTAATCCAGGGCTCCACAATTGAGGGGCAGGGCCCGACTTTTGAAGCCATTGCCGAAGGGAAATATCCCATTTCCCGTCCCCTGTTCTTCTATGTAAAAAAGGCCCACGTTGACGTTATCCCCGGTATCCGTGAATACCTTACCGAATTCACCAGCGAAAAAGCCTGGGGTCCGGAAGGCTATCTGTCCGACAAGGGTATGATTCCCATGCCTGATCCGGAGAGAAACAAGTACAGGACGATTGCTGCCGATCTAAAAACCATAGAGATGTAA
- the pstC gene encoding phosphate ABC transporter permease subunit PstC, with protein MSTLYHFILPFFAFMAASAYFCGAVKAGKLAANGKTLHSLPIHYGVYVAICSVLPALLLYFIWIFLEDNIVISLINRTLPIEFHRLSTSEFSLVINDIKNRASGAFTANTANPIITAAAKHYMAIKNTVRTIFFPSLFLLSLLSFVFTLQSIHGGLRARNRIEFIVRIFLIFCSGVAILTTLGIILSVLFESIHFFKIISLTDFLFGLKWSPQMAIRADQAGSSGAFGVIPLLTGTLLIASIAMAVAIPMGLLSAIYLSEYAGKRLRTLAKPILEILAGIPTVVYGFFAALTIAPLIRETGTIFHLSVSSESALAAGLVMGIMIIPFVSSLSDDVIHAVPQSLRDGSFALGATHFETIRNVIIPAALPGIVGSILLAVSRAIGETMIVVMAAGLSANLTCNPLQAVTTVTVQIVTLLVGDQEFDSPKTLAAFALGFLLFLFTLCLNVIALRVVRTYREHYE; from the coding sequence ATGTCAACACTCTATCACTTCATACTTCCGTTTTTTGCGTTTATGGCTGCAAGCGCGTACTTCTGCGGAGCTGTCAAAGCCGGAAAACTGGCGGCAAATGGCAAAACCCTCCATTCACTGCCGATTCATTACGGTGTTTACGTGGCTATCTGTTCAGTTCTACCCGCCCTGCTCCTCTATTTCATCTGGATTTTCCTGGAAGATAATATTGTCATTTCACTGATAAACAGAACCTTGCCTATAGAATTTCACCGACTGTCCACCAGTGAATTCTCCCTGGTGATCAACGATATCAAAAATAGAGCTTCAGGGGCTTTCACCGCCAATACCGCCAATCCGATCATTACTGCCGCGGCCAAACACTATATGGCCATAAAAAATACGGTCAGAACCATTTTCTTCCCATCTCTCTTTCTTCTCTCACTTTTGTCATTTGTCTTCACCCTGCAATCTATCCACGGTGGTCTCCGGGCACGAAACAGGATTGAATTTATCGTCAGGATCTTTTTGATCTTCTGCTCCGGGGTGGCAATTCTGACCACCCTGGGAATCATTCTCTCGGTTCTTTTTGAATCCATTCATTTTTTCAAAATTATTTCATTGACCGATTTTCTTTTTGGTCTGAAATGGAGCCCCCAGATGGCAATCCGTGCCGATCAGGCCGGATCATCCGGCGCCTTCGGTGTAATCCCTCTGCTGACGGGAACCCTGCTTATCGCCTCCATTGCCATGGCAGTGGCGATTCCCATGGGTCTTCTGTCTGCCATATATCTATCGGAATATGCAGGAAAACGCCTGCGTACCCTGGCAAAACCGATCCTTGAGATCCTTGCGGGCATTCCCACAGTGGTCTACGGTTTTTTCGCGGCTCTTACGATTGCCCCGCTGATTCGCGAAACGGGTACAATTTTCCATCTTTCAGTCTCTTCAGAAAGTGCGCTGGCGGCAGGACTGGTTATGGGAATCATGATCATCCCCTTCGTCTCCTCCCTCTCGGATGATGTTATCCATGCTGTACCCCAATCCCTGCGCGACGGCTCTTTCGCCCTGGGTGCCACCCATTTTGAAACCATCAGAAACGTGATCATCCCGGCAGCACTCCCGGGTATTGTCGGCTCTATTCTTCTTGCCGTTTCCAGGGCCATCGGGGAAACAATGATAGTTGTCATGGCTGCCGGTCTCTCTGCAAACCTTACCTGTAACCCGTTACAGGCCGTAACCACAGTTACCGTCCAGATTGTCACCCTGCTGGTGGGTGATCAGGAATTTGACAGCCCAAAAACCCTTGCTGCCTTCGCCCTCGGGTTTCTCCTTTTTCTCTTTACTCTCTGCCTCAACGTCATTGCCCTTCGGGTGGTTCGAACATACCGGGAACATTATGAATAA
- the phoU gene encoding phosphate signaling complex protein PhoU, with amino-acid sequence MNTHYTFHHELTRLNQKILQLSTMVEERVRKAAEVIQTKDEEAIKSLILLDYEVDEMEVEIEEDCLKILALHQPVARDLRFLIAVIKINNEMERIADIAVSIAMRVQNITKFHHLAAVSYDFSEMSGRVLDMLKKSIDSLVKRDSKTARDIFLADDAVDQLRNRCYEDIKERIRRDPEHPGYHINTYLLARHLERISDRAVNIAEEVIYFVEGTITRFP; translated from the coding sequence ATGAATACACATTATACCTTTCACCACGAACTAACCAGGCTCAACCAGAAGATCCTGCAACTGAGTACCATGGTTGAGGAGCGTGTCCGCAAGGCAGCAGAAGTCATTCAAACCAAGGACGAAGAGGCAATCAAATCACTTATTCTGCTGGACTATGAGGTGGACGAAATGGAGGTGGAAATTGAGGAAGACTGTCTGAAAATTCTTGCTCTCCACCAACCGGTCGCCAGGGATTTGCGATTCCTGATTGCAGTAATCAAGATCAACAACGAAATGGAACGTATTGCTGATATTGCCGTAAGCATTGCCATGCGGGTACAGAATATCACCAAGTTTCATCATCTGGCGGCAGTCAGCTACGATTTCTCGGAAATGAGCGGCCGGGTCCTGGATATGCTCAAAAAGAGTATCGACTCTCTGGTCAAGCGGGATTCCAAAACAGCCAGGGACATCTTCCTTGCCGATGACGCTGTGGATCAACTCCGCAATCGCTGTTATGAGGATATCAAGGAACGGATCCGCAGGGACCCTGAACATCCCGGATACCATATAAACACTTACCTGCTGGCCCGTCATCTGGAACGGATCAGCGACAGAGCCGTCAATATCGCCGAAGAGGTGATCTATTTTGTCGAAGGTACCATAACCCGTTTTCCATAA
- a CDS encoding winged helix-turn-helix domain-containing protein, which translates to MNGLVIDKGRHRVTLHGLELQLTMTEFGILTLLAEKQGWVFSRQQIIDAVRGYDFLVTPRAVDVQIFGLRKKLGDFGTMIETVRGMGYRFKSQEEGNDSL; encoded by the coding sequence GTGAATGGTCTTGTAATAGATAAGGGACGACACCGGGTCACCCTGCATGGTCTTGAGTTACAGTTGACTATGACGGAATTTGGTATTCTGACCCTTCTTGCCGAAAAACAGGGCTGGGTTTTTTCCAGGCAGCAGATAATAGATGCTGTCCGCGGCTATGATTTTCTGGTAACACCCAGGGCAGTTGATGTGCAGATATTCGGATTAAGAAAAAAACTTGGTGATTTCGGTACAATGATAGAGACTGTGCGGGGAATGGGATATCGTTTCAAGAGTCAGGAAGAAGGAAATGACAGTCTATGA
- a CDS encoding response regulator translates to MKKINVLVVEDEPDIQQLVSYNLLKAGFNVSCADSGEQALQILAVEEIDCVLLDLMLPGMSGLEICSAMKNEMKNRYASIPIIMLTARGEEEDVVTGLQCGADDYITKPFSPGFLWPVSRPWFEGAGQVERTIEKKRKKAGLK, encoded by the coding sequence ATGAAAAAGATAAATGTGCTTGTTGTGGAAGATGAGCCGGATATACAGCAATTGGTCAGCTACAATTTATTGAAGGCAGGTTTTAATGTGAGTTGTGCAGATTCGGGCGAACAGGCCCTGCAGATTCTGGCCGTGGAGGAAATTGATTGTGTTCTGCTGGATCTGATGTTGCCGGGGATGAGTGGTCTTGAGATATGCTCGGCTATGAAAAATGAGATGAAAAACAGGTATGCGTCCATTCCCATTATCATGCTGACCGCCCGGGGGGAAGAGGAGGATGTGGTGACCGGATTGCAGTGTGGGGCTGATGATTATATCACCAAACCGTTCAGCCCCGGGTTCTTGTGGCCCGTCTCCAGGCCGTGGTTCGAAGGAGCGGGGCAGGTAGAGAGAACGATAGAGAAGAAAAGAAAAAAAGCAGGATTGAAGTGA